A window from Actinomycetes bacterium encodes these proteins:
- a CDS encoding ABC transporter substrate-binding protein, protein MSLVPSVTETLLDWGIEPVACTRFCEQPDLVHVGGTKDPDVEAIAALGADLVVLDAEENRREDYDALLGAGLDVVALRVRSVQDVGHQLEPLAARLGVQWVMGEIPAGVATSASAFVPIWKRPWMALGSPTYGTSLLEHIGVGNVFADHEVPYPETTLEAASDLGPDLVIAPSEPYPFAERHRAELESVAPAVFVDGKDLVWWGSRTAGAIRRLSALSG, encoded by the coding sequence GTGAGCCTGGTGCCCTCGGTGACCGAGACGCTGCTCGACTGGGGGATCGAGCCCGTGGCCTGCACGCGGTTCTGCGAGCAGCCCGACCTCGTTCATGTGGGCGGCACCAAGGATCCTGACGTCGAGGCGATCGCAGCGCTCGGAGCCGATCTCGTGGTGCTCGATGCCGAGGAAAACCGCCGGGAGGACTACGACGCGCTGCTGGGCGCCGGGCTCGACGTGGTCGCCCTGCGAGTCCGTTCAGTTCAGGACGTTGGACACCAGTTGGAGCCCCTGGCCGCCCGTTTGGGGGTCCAGTGGGTCATGGGTGAGATTCCAGCGGGCGTGGCTACGTCGGCCTCGGCGTTCGTGCCGATATGGAAGCGGCCGTGGATGGCCCTCGGATCTCCCACCTACGGCACTTCGCTACTGGAACATATCGGGGTGGGCAACGTATTCGCAGACCATGAGGTGCCGTACCCCGAGACGACACTCGAAGCAGCGTCGGACCTCGGCCCCGATCTGGTGATCGCACCATCCGAGCCGTATCCGTTCGCCGAACGTCATCGCGCCGAGCTCGAGTCGGTCGCCCCGGCGGTGTTCGTCGATGGCAAGGACCTGGTCTGGTGGGGTTCGCGCACGGCGGGCGCCATCCGGCGACTGTCCGCACTGTCGGGCTGA
- a CDS encoding acyl-CoA dehydrogenase: MSIAITDDHRMLAETASDLLRSRDARGAARELLEAPGETLPALWKDVAELGWLGLHIPEDFGGSGFGLEELVVVTEEMGRAVAPGPFSPTVIASALVDAVGDDDTRRKLLPGLVDGSTCAAIAVDAAVTVDGGKATGSADAVLGGGLAQLLVVPAGDDALLVEVGDGVKVTVPANLDPTRRSARVELDSVPTTVLAGARQVFIDLARTVLSAEAVGVARECTDLAAEYAKVREQFGRPIAMFQAVKHHLANMAVATELATGAVWDAARAGAGGGAQLTYAGAVAASLSAPAADLCANLNTQVHGGIAMTWESDAHLYMRRAAALKPYLLANEAAAQITDLVRDGVARPKAVDLPPEAEEIRTEVQEFIKQIEGASEQERLDALLETGYVMPHWPRPHGRDAGAIEQLVIEEEFKKASVERPKLGITAWNILTIIQYGEPDQLERWVDPAMRGEVIWCQLFSEPDAGSDAAAVKTKATRVDGGWLVNGQKVWTSDAHEAGMGFATVRTNPDLPKHEGITMMAIDMHADGVEVRPLKMTNAMSMFNEVFFSDVFVPDDDVVGPIDGGWTVARATLGNESVSIGSGDAALQMPGSAFLPVFDAHPERLFGGAARLGRYLAEEQAMGLLNLRVAHRAVEGAGPGPEGAVTKLVLSELAHEATSMLSALDGPELLYTDGENFMTAMFVLIHRAMSIAGGTSEIKRNQIGERILGLPRDPLVK, translated from the coding sequence ATGTCAATCGCAATCACCGATGACCACCGGATGCTGGCAGAGACTGCTTCTGACCTGCTGCGCTCGCGCGACGCCCGCGGAGCGGCGCGAGAGCTGCTGGAGGCGCCCGGGGAGACGCTGCCGGCGCTCTGGAAGGACGTCGCCGAACTCGGCTGGCTCGGCCTGCACATCCCCGAGGACTTCGGCGGTTCGGGCTTCGGGCTGGAGGAGCTCGTGGTCGTGACCGAGGAGATGGGCCGCGCCGTGGCGCCGGGCCCGTTCTCTCCGACTGTCATCGCCAGCGCGCTCGTCGACGCGGTCGGCGACGACGACACCCGCCGGAAGCTCCTGCCCGGCCTGGTCGACGGATCGACCTGTGCCGCCATTGCCGTGGACGCTGCGGTCACGGTCGATGGCGGCAAGGCCACCGGGTCGGCTGACGCGGTTCTCGGTGGCGGGCTGGCACAGCTGCTGGTGGTGCCCGCCGGCGACGACGCGCTGCTCGTCGAGGTCGGTGACGGGGTCAAGGTGACGGTGCCCGCGAACCTCGATCCCACCCGTCGCTCGGCGCGGGTGGAGCTGGACTCCGTGCCCACGACCGTGCTCGCCGGCGCCCGCCAGGTCTTCATCGACCTGGCCCGTACGGTCCTGTCGGCCGAAGCCGTCGGTGTGGCCCGCGAATGCACCGACCTCGCCGCGGAGTATGCCAAGGTGCGCGAGCAGTTCGGGCGCCCGATCGCCATGTTCCAGGCGGTCAAGCACCACCTCGCCAACATGGCTGTCGCCACCGAGCTCGCAACCGGAGCGGTCTGGGACGCGGCCCGTGCCGGCGCCGGCGGGGGAGCCCAGCTCACCTACGCAGGCGCAGTCGCAGCATCGCTGTCGGCTCCCGCGGCAGACCTGTGCGCCAACCTAAACACGCAGGTGCACGGCGGCATCGCGATGACCTGGGAGTCGGATGCACACCTGTACATGCGGCGTGCCGCAGCGCTGAAGCCCTACCTGCTGGCCAACGAGGCGGCAGCGCAGATCACCGACCTGGTGCGCGACGGTGTGGCCCGGCCAAAGGCCGTGGACCTCCCGCCCGAGGCCGAGGAGATCCGCACCGAGGTGCAGGAGTTCATCAAGCAGATTGAGGGGGCATCGGAGCAGGAGCGCCTCGATGCATTGCTCGAGACCGGCTACGTGATGCCGCACTGGCCCAGGCCGCATGGACGTGACGCCGGCGCCATCGAACAGCTCGTGATCGAAGAGGAGTTCAAGAAGGCTTCCGTGGAGCGTCCGAAGCTGGGCATCACCGCTTGGAACATCCTCACCATCATCCAGTACGGCGAGCCCGACCAGCTCGAACGGTGGGTCGACCCCGCGATGCGCGGTGAGGTGATCTGGTGCCAGCTCTTCAGCGAGCCCGACGCCGGCTCGGACGCCGCAGCGGTCAAGACCAAGGCGACCCGGGTGGATGGCGGTTGGCTGGTCAACGGCCAGAAGGTGTGGACCTCCGATGCGCACGAGGCAGGCATGGGGTTCGCCACGGTTCGTACCAACCCAGACCTTCCCAAGCACGAGGGCATCACCATGATGGCGATTGACATGCATGCGGACGGTGTGGAGGTGCGCCCTCTGAAGATGACCAACGCCATGTCGATGTTCAACGAGGTGTTCTTCTCCGACGTGTTCGTGCCCGACGACGACGTGGTCGGCCCGATCGACGGCGGATGGACGGTGGCCCGCGCCACACTCGGAAACGAGAGCGTCAGCATCGGCAGTGGCGACGCCGCCCTGCAGATGCCCGGCTCAGCATTCCTGCCCGTCTTCGACGCCCACCCCGAACGACTCTTCGGCGGCGCTGCCCGCCTCGGGCGGTACCTCGCTGAGGAGCAGGCCATGGGCCTGCTCAACCTGCGGGTCGCCCACCGTGCCGTCGAGGGTGCGGGCCCGGGCCCGGAGGGCGCGGTCACGAAACTGGTGCTCTCCGAGTTGGCGCATGAGGCAACTTCGATGCTCTCGGCGCTCGACGGCCCGGAGTTGCTCTACACCGACGGCGAGAACTTCATGACGGCCATGTTTGTGCTCATCCACCGTGCGATGTCGATCGCGGGTGGCACTTCGGAGATCAAGCGCAACCAGATCGGCGAGCGCATCCTCGGCCTGCCCCGGGACCCGCTGGTGAAGTAG
- a CDS encoding alpha/beta hydrolase: MRTACRVALGTAVVAGAVMVASRIAARRPAVAAVPAELRNPVLYLRFELRSERQLNMGRRLLARGMPPVAGVELAEQTAPGLEGTSDVRIVTYEPAGREQPSGALLWIHGGGMVMGTTAQDDRFCSSLADELGILVASVDYRLAPENPYPAPLDDCMAALRWLHDSAGALGVDAQRIAVGGASAGGGLAAGLSLRARDEGGPPICFQLLNYPMLDDRTVLADDHEGRGEFIWTPGSNEFGWSAYMGGPPRPDDDRHHAAPGRADDLSGLPSAWIGVGELDLFQAEDVAYAARLVAAGVPCRLHEVEGMYHGADQAAAKAPSMQEYRESMLSALREAIC, from the coding sequence ATGCGAACCGCCTGCCGGGTGGCACTGGGCACCGCTGTGGTGGCGGGCGCCGTAATGGTCGCAAGCCGGATCGCCGCGCGCAGGCCGGCCGTCGCCGCAGTCCCGGCCGAGCTGCGCAATCCAGTGCTGTACTTGCGTTTCGAGCTCCGCAGCGAGAGGCAGCTGAACATGGGACGCCGGCTGCTCGCCCGGGGCATGCCGCCGGTTGCCGGCGTCGAGCTCGCCGAACAGACCGCGCCCGGGCTCGAGGGAACGTCCGATGTGCGCATCGTCACCTACGAGCCAGCGGGTCGCGAGCAGCCCAGCGGCGCCCTGCTGTGGATCCATGGCGGCGGCATGGTCATGGGGACCACCGCGCAGGACGACCGCTTCTGCAGCAGTCTGGCCGACGAACTCGGCATCCTCGTGGCGAGCGTGGACTACCGGCTCGCACCGGAGAACCCCTATCCCGCCCCCCTGGACGACTGCATGGCCGCGCTGAGGTGGCTGCACGACTCGGCTGGCGCACTCGGCGTTGATGCACAGCGCATTGCCGTCGGTGGCGCCAGCGCAGGCGGAGGCCTCGCCGCGGGACTCAGCCTCAGGGCGCGTGACGAAGGCGGCCCGCCGATCTGCTTCCAGCTGCTGAACTACCCGATGCTCGATGACCGCACGGTGCTGGCAGACGACCACGAAGGCCGCGGCGAGTTCATCTGGACCCCCGGCTCCAACGAGTTCGGTTGGTCCGCGTACATGGGCGGGCCACCCAGACCCGACGACGACCGCCACCATGCCGCCCCCGGACGCGCGGATGACCTCAGCGGCCTCCCATCGGCCTGGATCGGCGTAGGCGAGCTCGACCTGTTCCAGGCAGAGGACGTGGCGTATGCGGCGCGCCTGGTCGCCGCCGGCGTGCCCTGCAGGCTGCATGAGGTCGAGGGCATGTACCACGGCGCCGACCAGGCCGCGGCAAAGGCCCCGAGCATGCAGGAGTACCGCGAGTCGATGCTGAGCGCGCTCCGCGAGGCCATCTGCTGA
- a CDS encoding class I SAM-dependent methyltransferase has product MKHKPTTVMDRLGALKDLLTVSDEDFDQYMSSYEELFVDSPENTKADYEAGVPIKGYPQGSSNELQALYKVIHWLCTLGSVEKMYMPPEIDSNESVLQNQILFERIVAKDLQLSPGDKVLDLGCGCGAIAEHIAELTGATPYGFNLDASQIEKAHKNPNLPAANFVVGDFNKAFEYDDESFDAVYAIQPMTYVSDHAYTFSEVFRVLKPGGRFVINDVAALDAYDRDDDHKRELIQHTRELTVFGGFWYYEYWEDAYRDAGFELESSVGRPAVEMIKKEVALFDRYEAVFKALAKVRIIPRKTDALMQRLNENSHSYIKAEEEELLTLNWHCVGTKPS; this is encoded by the coding sequence TTGAAGCACAAGCCAACGACCGTGATGGACCGACTGGGCGCCCTGAAGGACCTGCTCACCGTCAGCGACGAGGACTTCGATCAGTACATGAGCTCCTATGAGGAGCTGTTCGTGGACTCACCGGAGAACACGAAGGCCGACTACGAGGCGGGTGTGCCCATCAAGGGCTACCCCCAGGGCAGCAGCAACGAACTGCAGGCGCTCTACAAGGTCATCCACTGGCTCTGCACGCTCGGTTCGGTCGAGAAGATGTACATGCCGCCGGAGATTGACTCCAACGAGTCGGTGCTGCAGAACCAGATCCTGTTCGAGCGGATCGTCGCGAAGGACCTGCAGCTGTCACCCGGTGACAAGGTGCTCGACCTCGGCTGCGGTTGCGGCGCGATCGCCGAGCACATCGCGGAGCTCACCGGTGCGACGCCCTACGGCTTCAACCTGGATGCGAGCCAGATCGAAAAGGCCCACAAGAACCCCAACCTCCCTGCGGCCAACTTCGTCGTCGGTGACTTCAACAAGGCGTTCGAATACGACGACGAGTCGTTCGATGCCGTCTATGCGATCCAGCCGATGACGTATGTGAGCGACCACGCCTACACGTTCTCCGAGGTCTTCCGGGTGCTCAAGCCCGGCGGGCGCTTCGTGATCAACGACGTCGCGGCGCTCGACGCGTATGACCGCGACGACGACCACAAGCGCGAGCTGATCCAGCACACCCGCGAGCTCACCGTGTTCGGCGGCTTCTGGTACTACGAGTACTGGGAGGATGCCTATCGCGACGCCGGATTCGAACTGGAGTCCTCGGTGGGTCGTCCGGCGGTGGAGATGATCAAGAAGGAAGTAGCCCTGTTCGACCGCTACGAGGCGGTTTTCAAGGCGCTTGCCAAGGTTCGGATCATCCCCCGCAAGACCGATGCACTGATGCAGCGACTCAACGAGAACAGCCACTCCTATATCAAGGCAGAAGAAGAGGAACTCCTCACCCTCAACTGGCACTGCGTCGGCACCAAGCCGAGTTGA
- a CDS encoding YceI family protein, with product MAALATKDQWDWLLEDGTPNTVGAAAPALDDVDESAERLYRIASDDRSLVTYSVEETLAGQSRTAEGTTQAVAGDIAVNTEDPANSRIGTIVVNIEQFRSDSALRDKRIRTDFLNSSEFPMAEFEATSIAGLPSGIDGDTAAELTIEGDLTVAEVTAPATFVGEATVTDDQLTATVTATVLMSDHGVGPINVAGLVRTSDEVELTFDLVADRTDPDTPPPAGALLVVGSAEIPEDEFAAEVQPVIEARCASCHGEGRAGSHTIEFATAGDVAEISDDIQLVVESGYMPPWPASDVGVPMKHDFSISEQEKDILLRWAKDGGGLDVPADTELVPVDPPGDEIRRDIVTTPAEPYTGSRDMPDDYRCVISEVPDPEGDGTWITGYHFEPDADEVVHHSIISVVAPESREVIDELDAAEEGSGFTCFGQVGSLGEVTARGMGGWTPGRQPTKYADGYGQYLPPGWFIVNQIHYHYDHEEPPDLSAIVLETISSEEAAALEEAGTPLKSIRNRTFINPAEGPCTPDQTGPLCDRNRALDDIEQKYGSFARALPDIFVRMCGGTVDDYDDLDGTKFSSTCDHTYPTSGVVNTVLPHMHEIGSSFRVTIRPDTPDEVVLVDIPKWNFDWQLDYSPAEEVRIERGDTVRITCEWDRALMKVSEPRYVTWSDGTLDEMCFVPLSVLPDE from the coding sequence GTGGCTGCACTGGCCACGAAGGACCAGTGGGACTGGCTGCTCGAGGACGGCACACCCAACACCGTCGGTGCCGCCGCGCCGGCGCTGGACGATGTCGACGAGTCCGCCGAGCGCCTCTACCGCATTGCAAGCGACGACCGCTCCTTGGTGACCTACTCGGTCGAGGAGACGCTGGCCGGCCAGTCGCGCACTGCTGAGGGCACCACGCAAGCCGTCGCAGGCGACATTGCTGTCAACACCGAGGACCCGGCCAACAGCCGGATCGGCACGATCGTGGTCAACATCGAGCAGTTCCGGTCCGACTCCGCGCTGCGCGACAAGCGCATCCGCACCGACTTCCTCAACTCGAGCGAGTTCCCGATGGCGGAGTTCGAGGCGACCTCCATTGCGGGCCTGCCGAGCGGCATTGACGGCGACACCGCCGCCGAGCTCACCATCGAAGGTGACCTGACCGTCGCCGAGGTCACGGCGCCCGCCACCTTCGTCGGCGAGGCCACAGTCACCGACGATCAGCTCACCGCCACTGTCACCGCCACGGTGCTCATGTCGGACCACGGCGTCGGACCGATCAACGTGGCTGGCCTCGTCCGCACGAGCGACGAGGTGGAGCTGACCTTCGACCTGGTCGCCGACCGCACCGACCCGGACACGCCGCCTCCGGCAGGCGCACTACTGGTCGTCGGTAGCGCCGAGATCCCCGAGGACGAGTTCGCCGCCGAGGTCCAGCCGGTGATCGAGGCCCGATGTGCGTCGTGCCACGGCGAGGGGCGCGCGGGCAGCCACACCATCGAGTTCGCAACCGCCGGAGATGTGGCGGAGATCTCCGACGACATCCAGCTCGTGGTCGAATCCGGCTACATGCCGCCATGGCCCGCATCAGATGTGGGCGTGCCGATGAAGCACGACTTCTCCATCAGCGAGCAGGAGAAGGACATCCTGCTTCGCTGGGCGAAGGACGGCGGTGGCCTCGACGTGCCTGCCGACACCGAGCTGGTGCCGGTCGACCCACCAGGCGACGAGATCAGGCGCGACATCGTGACCACACCCGCGGAGCCCTACACCGGCTCGCGCGACATGCCCGATGACTACCGCTGTGTGATCTCCGAGGTGCCCGACCCCGAAGGCGACGGCACCTGGATCACCGGCTACCACTTCGAGCCGGACGCCGACGAGGTCGTGCACCACTCGATCATCTCGGTGGTGGCCCCGGAGAGCCGGGAGGTTATCGACGAGCTCGACGCCGCCGAGGAGGGGTCGGGGTTCACGTGCTTCGGTCAGGTCGGCTCCCTCGGCGAGGTGACGGCCAGGGGCATGGGCGGCTGGACACCGGGACGCCAGCCCACGAAGTACGCGGATGGCTATGGCCAGTACCTGCCACCCGGCTGGTTCATCGTCAACCAGATCCACTACCACTACGACCACGAGGAGCCACCGGACCTCTCCGCCATCGTGCTCGAGACGATCTCCTCAGAGGAGGCAGCAGCGCTCGAGGAAGCCGGCACCCCGCTGAAGTCCATCCGCAACCGCACCTTCATCAACCCTGCCGAAGGCCCCTGCACGCCCGACCAGACCGGGCCGCTGTGCGACCGCAACCGGGCCCTGGATGACATCGAGCAGAAGTACGGCTCGTTCGCCCGAGCGCTGCCGGACATCTTCGTGCGCATGTGCGGTGGCACTGTCGACGACTACGACGATCTCGACGGTACGAAGTTCTCCTCGACGTGTGACCACACGTACCCGACCTCGGGAGTGGTCAACACGGTGCTGCCACACATGCACGAGATCGGCTCGAGCTTCCGGGTGACCATCCGTCCCGACACACCCGACGAGGTCGTGCTGGTGGACATCCCGAAGTGGAACTTCGACTGGCAACTCGACTACTCGCCGGCCGAAGAGGTCCGCATCGAACGTGGCGACACCGTGCGGATCACATGTGAGTGGGACCGGGCTCTGATGAAAGTCAGCGAGCCGCGCTACGTCACCTGGAGTGACGGCACGCTCGACGAGATGTGCTTCGTGCCCCTCAGCGTGCTGCCCGACGAGTAG
- a CDS encoding nitroreductase family protein: MNDTPTNQLGLSADELLTTTRSVRKRLDFDRPVEPELLNECLGIAAQAPTGSNAQGWHFVVVTDDAKKARIGELYRQGFELFYGDREAAEAGLPQDDPDYVATTRRVVDSASYLADRMGDVPVMVIPCIEGRTDGGNVLIQASVWGSLLPAAWSFMLAARERGLGTCWTTLHLMHEAEVAEMLGIPDTVMQGVLIPVAHTIGTDFRPGQRREMSRIVHHDSW; this comes from the coding sequence ATGAACGACACGCCGACCAACCAGCTCGGCTTGAGCGCCGACGAGTTGCTCACCACCACACGGTCGGTGCGAAAGCGCCTCGACTTCGACCGTCCGGTGGAACCTGAGCTGCTGAACGAGTGCCTGGGAATCGCGGCACAGGCCCCCACTGGCTCCAACGCCCAGGGATGGCACTTCGTCGTGGTGACCGACGATGCCAAGAAGGCGCGCATCGGCGAGCTCTACAGGCAGGGCTTCGAGCTGTTCTACGGCGACCGCGAAGCCGCCGAGGCCGGGTTGCCCCAGGACGACCCCGACTACGTGGCCACCACCCGTCGGGTCGTCGACTCCGCCTCGTACCTGGCCGACCGCATGGGAGACGTACCCGTGATGGTGATCCCGTGCATCGAGGGACGTACAGATGGCGGCAATGTGTTGATCCAGGCAAGCGTTTGGGGGTCGCTACTACCCGCGGCATGGAGCTTCATGCTGGCTGCACGCGAACGAGGCCTCGGCACCTGCTGGACCACCTTGCACCTGATGCACGAGGCCGAGGTGGCAGAGATGCTCGGCATCCCCGACACAGTGATGCAGGGCGTGCTGATCCCGGTCGCCCACACGATCGGCACGGACTTCAGGCCCGGCCAGCGCCGCGAAATGAGCCGCATCGTCCACCACGACAGCTGGTGA
- a CDS encoding NAD(P)/FAD-dependent oxidoreductase, translated as MADSDQNTIEQARQRYQRERDKRLRADGNTQYSQLDGDFADFDRDPYAEAGLEREALTEQTGVVIVGGGFAGMLTAINLTKAGYTDFRIVDKAGDFGGTWYWNRYPGCMCDVESYTYLPLLEETGYMPTERYASAPEIFAYCQQLGRHFELYPHALFQTEIDTATWDESEIRWRVHTNRGDQLSARFLVTAGGILHKAKLPGIPGITEFDGRAFHTSRWDYGFTGGGPNEPMDKLADKRVGIIGTGATAVQAVPRLAEAAQELYVFQRTPSAVGVRDNGPTDEEWFRSLEPGWQEDRLRNFTEAVTGEKPERDLVADGWTRVMWENTQFEADTPEEAARMEQSDFETMDEIRRRVDDVVDDPETAENLKPWYGKHCKRVCFHDEYLQAFNRPNVHLVDTDGLGVQQVNARGVVVDDKEYPLDLLVFASGFEVTTDLDQRLGFDPVGRGGISMSERWHDGAHTLHGILSAEFPNLMMISLVQAGFGTNFLHFLSKSAMHVAWLIDTCEREGIDTIEAEPEAEEEWLELLHTVGSGVADYSESCTPGYYNGEHGDDPKAARNIVYIGSLLEYAGFLESWREADGFPGARVSPARDD; from the coding sequence ATGGCCGACAGCGATCAGAACACCATCGAACAGGCGCGGCAGCGCTACCAGCGAGAGCGCGACAAGCGCCTGCGTGCTGACGGCAATACCCAGTACAGCCAGCTGGACGGCGACTTCGCTGACTTCGACCGCGACCCCTATGCCGAAGCGGGACTCGAGCGCGAGGCACTCACGGAGCAGACCGGCGTCGTGATCGTGGGTGGCGGGTTCGCCGGCATGCTCACCGCCATCAACCTGACCAAGGCGGGCTACACCGACTTCCGGATCGTCGACAAGGCAGGTGACTTCGGTGGCACCTGGTACTGGAATCGCTACCCGGGCTGCATGTGCGACGTGGAGTCCTACACCTACCTACCGCTGCTCGAGGAAACCGGCTACATGCCGACCGAGCGGTATGCCTCGGCGCCCGAGATATTCGCCTACTGCCAGCAGCTCGGCCGCCACTTCGAGCTGTACCCGCACGCCCTGTTCCAGACCGAGATAGACACCGCCACGTGGGACGAATCGGAGATCCGCTGGCGGGTGCACACGAACCGGGGGGACCAGCTGAGCGCCAGGTTCCTGGTCACGGCAGGCGGAATCCTGCACAAGGCCAAGCTCCCCGGCATTCCGGGCATCACCGAGTTCGACGGTCGGGCATTTCACACCAGCCGCTGGGACTACGGCTTCACCGGCGGTGGACCGAACGAGCCGATGGACAAGCTTGCAGACAAGCGGGTCGGAATCATCGGCACGGGTGCCACCGCGGTGCAGGCAGTGCCGAGACTGGCCGAGGCCGCACAGGAGCTCTACGTGTTCCAGCGAACGCCGTCGGCTGTGGGCGTACGCGACAACGGCCCCACCGACGAGGAGTGGTTCCGTTCACTGGAGCCGGGCTGGCAGGAGGACCGCCTCCGCAACTTCACCGAGGCGGTCACCGGCGAGAAGCCCGAGCGCGACCTCGTTGCCGACGGCTGGACGCGGGTCATGTGGGAGAACACCCAGTTCGAGGCGGACACGCCCGAGGAAGCGGCCCGCATGGAGCAGTCCGACTTCGAGACGATGGACGAGATTCGCCGCCGCGTCGACGACGTCGTCGATGACCCCGAAACAGCAGAGAACCTCAAGCCCTGGTACGGCAAGCACTGCAAACGGGTGTGTTTTCACGACGAATACCTGCAGGCGTTCAACCGGCCCAACGTGCACCTGGTCGACACAGACGGGCTCGGGGTGCAGCAAGTCAACGCCCGCGGCGTCGTGGTCGACGACAAGGAGTACCCGCTCGACCTGCTGGTGTTCGCCTCGGGTTTCGAGGTGACCACCGACCTCGACCAGCGCCTCGGCTTCGACCCGGTCGGCCGCGGTGGCATCTCCATGAGCGAGCGCTGGCACGACGGCGCACACACCCTGCACGGCATCCTGTCGGCGGAGTTCCCCAACCTGATGATGATCAGCCTCGTACAGGCGGGTTTCGGCACCAACTTCCTGCACTTCCTGTCGAAGTCGGCCATGCACGTGGCCTGGCTGATCGACACGTGCGAAAGGGAGGGGATCGACACCATCGAGGCCGAGCCCGAGGCCGAGGAGGAATGGCTGGAACTCCTGCACACGGTCGGCTCCGGGGTGGCCGACTACTCGGAGTCGTGCACACCCGGCTACTACAACGGCGAACACGGCGACGACCCCAAGGCCGCCCGCAACATCGTCTACATCGGCAGCCTGCTCGAGTACGCGGGCTTCCTCGAGAGCTGGCGCGAGGCCGATGGGTTCCCCGGCGCAAGGGTTTCGCCGGCCAGGGACGACTGA
- a CDS encoding nuclear transport factor 2 family protein, translating into MWHAWLRSPSAEGLDEVLHEDCVFYSPIVFTAQEGRDVTALYLQAAAGSLAGGGTADDGNGSGDGSGFRYVKEIVSGTQAALEFETTVEGKYVNGIDIITCDDDGMITEFKVLIRPLQAINLVHEQMRRMLESMQG; encoded by the coding sequence ATGTGGCACGCCTGGCTGCGCAGCCCGTCTGCTGAAGGGCTCGACGAAGTGCTGCACGAGGACTGCGTGTTCTACTCGCCGATCGTGTTCACCGCGCAGGAAGGTCGCGACGTCACCGCGCTATACCTGCAGGCCGCTGCCGGGTCGCTGGCAGGCGGAGGTACGGCCGACGACGGCAATGGTTCTGGCGACGGTTCCGGATTCCGCTACGTGAAGGAGATCGTGAGCGGCACCCAGGCGGCACTCGAGTTCGAGACGACCGTCGAGGGCAAGTACGTCAACGGCATCGACATCATCACCTGCGACGACGACGGCATGATCACGGAATTCAAGGTGCTGATCCGGCCTCTGCAGGCCATCAATCTCGTACATGAGCAGATGCGCCGCATGCTGGAGTCGATGCAGGGGTAG